One window of Paludibacter propionicigenes WB4 genomic DNA carries:
- the atpA gene encoding F0F1 ATP synthase subunit alpha: MSDKIKVSEVSEILRMQLEGIDTSVQFDEVGTVLQVSDGVVRIYGLRNAEANELLEFENGIKAIVMNLEEDNVGAVLLGPTSQIKEGFTVKRTKRVASINVGEGMLGRVINPLGEPLDGKGKISGEMVEMPLERKAPGVIYRQPVNQPLQTGLKAVDAMIPIGRGQRELIIGDRQTGKTSVAIDTIINQRSNYDAGDPVYCIYVAIGQKGSTVASILNTLQEHGAMDYTVIVSATASDPAALQYYAPFAGASIGEFFRDTGRHALVVYDDLSKQAVAYREVSLILRRPSGREAYPGDIFYLHSRLLERAARVISQQEVAEQMNDLPDSLKGKVKGGGSLTALPIIETQAGDVSAYIPTNVISITDGQIFLDTDLFNQGNRPAINVGISVSRVGGNAQIKAMKKVAGTLKIDQAQFRELEAFTKFGGDMDAVTAMTIDKGQKNTRLLVQALHEPLPVEKQVAVLYCGTHGLLSNVPLDKVQDFQKEFLMVLELSHQADVLDVLKKGNINDEVSAIIEQVAGEVAKRISLKN, translated from the coding sequence ATGTCTGATAAGATAAAGGTGAGCGAAGTATCTGAAATTCTTCGGATGCAACTCGAAGGAATTGACACCAGTGTTCAGTTTGACGAAGTAGGTACTGTGCTACAAGTTAGCGACGGTGTGGTACGTATTTATGGTCTGCGCAATGCCGAAGCCAATGAACTGTTGGAGTTTGAAAACGGTATCAAAGCCATCGTAATGAACCTGGAAGAAGATAATGTCGGAGCGGTTTTGCTTGGACCTACCAGCCAGATCAAAGAGGGCTTTACGGTAAAACGAACCAAACGCGTTGCTTCTATCAATGTTGGAGAAGGAATGTTGGGTCGTGTAATCAATCCGCTGGGTGAACCGCTTGATGGTAAAGGTAAAATTTCCGGCGAAATGGTTGAAATGCCTCTTGAACGAAAAGCTCCCGGTGTTATCTACAGACAGCCGGTTAATCAGCCGCTCCAAACCGGTTTGAAAGCCGTGGATGCAATGATTCCAATCGGTCGCGGACAACGCGAGTTAATTATTGGTGACCGTCAGACCGGAAAAACCAGTGTGGCTATCGATACCATCATTAATCAGAGATCTAATTATGATGCTGGTGATCCGGTGTATTGTATCTATGTGGCTATTGGACAGAAAGGTTCTACTGTAGCTTCAATACTAAATACACTTCAGGAGCATGGAGCTATGGATTACACGGTAATCGTTTCAGCTACTGCTTCAGACCCTGCTGCATTACAATATTACGCTCCGTTTGCCGGTGCATCCATCGGCGAATTTTTCAGAGATACTGGTCGTCACGCTTTAGTTGTTTATGATGATTTGTCAAAACAAGCTGTTGCATATCGTGAGGTTTCGTTGATTCTTCGTCGCCCATCAGGACGTGAAGCTTATCCCGGAGATATTTTCTATTTGCACTCTCGCTTGCTTGAACGTGCTGCACGTGTTATTTCTCAGCAGGAAGTAGCTGAGCAAATGAATGATTTGCCGGACAGTCTTAAAGGCAAAGTAAAAGGTGGTGGATCATTAACCGCTTTGCCTATCATCGAAACTCAGGCAGGTGACGTATCTGCTTATATTCCAACCAACGTAATTTCTATTACTGATGGTCAGATATTCCTCGATACAGATTTGTTCAACCAGGGTAATCGCCCCGCTATCAATGTGGGTATTTCAGTTTCGCGTGTAGGTGGTAATGCTCAGATTAAAGCCATGAAGAAAGTGGCCGGTACACTGAAAATAGATCAGGCTCAGTTCCGCGAACTGGAAGCTTTTACCAAGTTTGGTGGAGATATGGATGCTGTAACAGCTATGACCATTGACAAAGGACAAAAGAATACACGTTTGCTGGTGCAGGCTTTGCACGAACCGTTACCGGTAGAAAAACAGGTAGCTGTGCTGTATTGTGGTACACATGGGTTGCTAAGCAATGTTCCGCTGGATAAAGTTCAGGATTTTCAGAAGGAATTTTTGATGGTGTTAGAATTATCTCATCAGGCGGATGTACTTGATGTTCTTAAAAAAGGAAATATCAACGATGAAGTTTCGGCAATAATCGAACAGGTTGCCGGCGAAGTTGCAAAACGTATTTCTTTGAAAAACTAA
- a CDS encoding F0F1 ATP synthase subunit gamma has protein sequence MATLKEIKSRIQSVQSTQKITSAMKMVSSAKLRKAQKTIENFFPYEQRLNGLLNNFLSAEEGNVSVFADVREVKRVAIIAFSSNTSLCGSYNSNVIKHLQTAVENNKSLGKENILIFPVGKKIAKACHRLGFEPQDNFEAMADKPTYLAALELADKVMTLFNNKEIDKVELIYHHFKSKSSQVLTEETFLPIQLKPAERGAVALDYIVEPDRATIMSELIPKVLRLKIYTALLDSNASEHAARTIAMQMATDNATDLLQELSLQYNKSRQQAITNELLDIVGGSFGQN, from the coding sequence ATGGCTACATTAAAGGAAATAAAATCACGTATTCAGTCAGTACAATCGACTCAGAAGATTACCTCAGCAATGAAAATGGTGTCTTCTGCAAAATTGCGCAAAGCGCAAAAGACCATCGAGAATTTTTTCCCGTATGAGCAACGATTAAATGGCTTACTGAATAACTTCTTGAGTGCAGAAGAAGGCAACGTTTCTGTTTTTGCCGACGTGCGCGAGGTGAAGCGTGTTGCAATTATTGCTTTCTCATCGAACACAAGTCTTTGCGGTAGCTATAATAGTAATGTAATAAAGCACCTGCAAACTGCCGTTGAGAATAATAAGTCTTTAGGAAAAGAAAATATACTGATTTTTCCGGTTGGTAAAAAGATAGCCAAAGCCTGCCATAGGCTGGGTTTTGAACCTCAGGATAACTTTGAAGCCATGGCGGATAAGCCGACTTATTTAGCTGCTTTGGAATTAGCAGACAAAGTCATGACCTTGTTTAATAATAAGGAAATTGACAAAGTAGAGTTGATTTATCATCACTTTAAAAGTAAAAGTTCTCAGGTATTGACAGAAGAAACTTTTCTGCCCATTCAATTGAAGCCGGCTGAAAGAGGTGCAGTTGCACTCGACTATATCGTAGAGCCCGATCGTGCAACTATCATGTCGGAACTTATTCCTAAAGTGTTGCGATTGAAGATTTATACCGCTTTGTTGGATTCAAATGCTTCTGAGCATGCTGCAAGAACTATTGCAATGCAAATGGCTACTGATAATGCAACGGATCTGTTACAAGAGCTATCGCTTCAGTACAATAAATCGCGTCAACAAGCCATTACCAACGAGCTGCTTGATATTGTCGGTGGATCGTTTGGACAAAATTGA
- a CDS encoding tetratricopeptide repeat protein — MKKIVITFLSVVLIGFLVYSITFYHHSSSASKLHNDTISAKLYSDSAKAYVQNKPNLAILWYTKAIKKLESISSDNKTRHLLANTYVDLSCVYVPQGKYDKANEFRLKALKVAGETDLDIKAKVLMQEGVSCYHQSRFEDALKLYEQAQEIERKVNNPPVQIKIFSNIAIISYQQGNTKMAVDYFNKALEFAKKSGNQGLISDAYINLGVVYMNQMDYKRARQCYLTVIDYYKKNNQQQDLMLCYQNLGSVYYMLEKYDDAIDWYQKSLELAKRLDNKIGVAKAYHNIGEVYMLIGDYVQASNAFIGSLKIKEAIGEKASAAYGYRSLGELYFTQKNYSKSSFYYEKALQIDNALQLVKEQAKDYANVSVVYGEQKQLDKAIAYCNKAVKLAQQIDDKFGVSEDIRTLGGFYFKQKNYSRAESCYLQALAQKKIINDQESLATIYSQLAELYTSKPAIGAEKKHNLRIALDYGLTAWKIAEEQKIPQLISEVSNDLSNIYKELNDYSKAYHFLEINRKTNDSIFNTSKTEALTFAEARWNNEKKQQQIAGLEKLNAAISAKKLAEAKRHRFVVIGLIFIFVLIIIIGGLYWLYRYKQREIIQQKQLSRISMLRLQNIRNRISPHFIFNVLNREISSEADKDKYQEMIGLVTFLRRSLEITEKTSVSLEEELDFVKNYIQMEKRSLNNDFRVQWSVDESIDSRLLKVPAMIMQIPIENAMKHALRAKEGEKLLSISISKHDVGTQITIQDNGAGYHPENIVNTRGTGTGLKVLYQTIDVLNSKNEEKISFNIEDVKDRAMSGTRVKITVPEEYNFEI; from the coding sequence ATGAAAAAAATAGTGATTACATTTTTATCTGTAGTTTTAATAGGATTCTTAGTTTATAGTATTACATTTTACCACCACTCTTCCTCCGCTTCAAAGTTGCATAACGACACTATTTCAGCAAAACTATATAGTGATTCAGCAAAAGCATACGTTCAAAACAAACCGAATTTGGCTATTCTATGGTACACTAAAGCGATTAAAAAGCTCGAATCCATTTCTTCCGACAATAAAACTCGGCATTTATTAGCGAATACTTACGTTGATTTGTCGTGTGTTTATGTTCCGCAAGGCAAATATGACAAGGCAAATGAGTTTCGTCTCAAGGCGCTGAAAGTAGCCGGTGAAACAGATCTGGATATTAAAGCCAAGGTGTTGATGCAAGAGGGGGTGAGCTGCTACCATCAAAGCCGTTTTGAAGACGCGTTGAAATTGTACGAGCAAGCGCAGGAGATTGAAAGAAAAGTAAATAATCCACCCGTCCAGATAAAAATATTCTCCAACATAGCCATTATTAGTTACCAGCAGGGAAATACAAAAATGGCTGTCGACTACTTCAATAAAGCATTAGAGTTTGCTAAGAAATCGGGAAATCAGGGATTGATTTCTGATGCGTATATTAATCTGGGTGTTGTATATATGAACCAAATGGATTATAAACGTGCCCGGCAATGTTACCTCACAGTTATTGATTATTATAAGAAGAACAACCAGCAACAGGATTTGATGTTATGTTACCAAAATTTGGGTAGCGTATATTATATGCTCGAAAAATATGATGATGCTATTGATTGGTATCAGAAATCGTTGGAGTTGGCCAAAAGGCTTGATAACAAAATAGGTGTAGCCAAAGCCTACCACAATATTGGTGAGGTCTATATGCTTATTGGAGATTATGTACAAGCAAGCAATGCCTTTATTGGCTCGCTGAAGATAAAAGAAGCGATAGGTGAAAAAGCGAGTGCAGCCTATGGATACCGTTCGTTGGGCGAGTTATATTTTACCCAAAAGAACTACAGTAAGTCTTCATTTTATTATGAAAAAGCCTTGCAAATTGATAATGCTCTCCAATTGGTTAAGGAACAAGCTAAAGATTATGCTAATGTATCTGTAGTTTATGGGGAACAGAAACAATTGGATAAAGCTATAGCTTATTGTAATAAAGCCGTGAAATTGGCTCAACAGATTGATGATAAATTCGGAGTTTCAGAGGACATAAGGACATTGGGCGGATTTTATTTTAAACAAAAGAACTACAGCCGGGCTGAGTCATGTTATCTGCAAGCACTTGCGCAGAAAAAGATCATAAATGACCAGGAAAGTCTGGCAACAATTTATTCTCAATTGGCCGAATTGTATACAAGCAAACCTGCAATCGGTGCGGAGAAGAAACATAATTTGAGGATTGCGCTTGATTATGGTTTGACTGCATGGAAAATAGCTGAAGAACAAAAGATACCACAGTTGATTTCAGAGGTTAGCAACGATTTGTCGAACATTTATAAAGAACTCAATGATTATTCTAAGGCCTATCATTTTCTTGAAATAAATAGAAAGACGAACGACAGCATTTTCAATACATCGAAAACGGAAGCATTGACTTTTGCCGAAGCTCGATGGAATAATGAAAAGAAGCAACAGCAAATTGCCGGTTTGGAAAAACTCAATGCAGCTATTTCGGCTAAAAAGTTAGCCGAAGCCAAACGGCATCGTTTTGTTGTTATTGGTTTGATTTTTATATTTGTTTTAATCATCATCATTGGAGGATTATATTGGCTGTACAGGTACAAGCAACGTGAGATTATACAGCAAAAGCAATTGTCGCGCATCTCCATGCTTCGCCTTCAAAATATTCGCAATCGGATATCACCACATTTTATATTTAATGTGCTCAACCGCGAAATTAGTTCGGAAGCGGACAAAGATAAATATCAGGAGATGATTGGTTTGGTAACCTTTCTACGACGAAGTCTGGAAATTACAGAAAAGACATCCGTTTCGCTTGAGGAAGAATTAGACTTTGTGAAAAATTACATCCAAATGGAGAAGCGAAGTTTAAATAATGATTTTCGCGTTCAGTGGAGTGTTGACGAAAGCATTGATTCCCGACTTTTGAAAGTCCCGGCTATGATTATGCAAATTCCTATCGAAAACGCTATGAAACATGCTCTACGCGCTAAAGAGGGGGAGAAGCTGCTGAGTATCTCAATCTCGAAACATGATGTTGGTACGCAAATTACGATTCAGGATAATGGTGCAGGATACCATCCCGAAAATATAGTAAATACAAGAGGCACCGGTACCGGACTGAAAGTTCTGTATCAAACTATCGATGTATTGAACTCCAAAAATGAAGAAAAGATTAGTTTCAATATAGAGGATGTGAAAGATAGGGCGATGAGTGGAACCCGAGTGAAAATAACAGTACCAGAGGAATATAATTTTGAAATATAG
- a CDS encoding LytR/AlgR family response regulator transcription factor, with protein MKDQKYTVVIIDDEKNCIANIRHSLKEFPELLLVGTTQSTDTGKKLIVEQQPDLLFLDVEMPEQSGLELLDELQERISWPMQVVFYTAYEKYLLDALRASAFDFLLKPYQESELRLVMNRFFKSATQAQVHNYFHETLAQLLPINESFMIATPTGYQKLGLKQIGYFQHQKDKKQWEAVLTDQTQLPLKRTTTGDDILKYSTSFVQINQHQIINLDYLSFIEGKSCLLLPPFQAMPLEISRKYMKGLQEKFELI; from the coding sequence ATGAAAGATCAGAAATATACTGTAGTAATTATCGATGATGAAAAAAATTGTATCGCGAATATCCGACATTCGCTTAAGGAGTTTCCCGAATTGTTGCTCGTTGGGACTACCCAATCAACCGATACAGGTAAAAAACTAATTGTAGAACAGCAGCCTGATCTACTGTTTCTGGATGTGGAGATGCCCGAGCAATCGGGCTTGGAGTTGTTAGACGAATTACAGGAAAGGATAAGCTGGCCTATGCAGGTGGTTTTTTATACGGCTTATGAAAAATACCTGTTGGATGCTTTGCGGGCTTCAGCATTCGATTTCCTACTAAAACCGTATCAAGAAAGTGAGCTCAGGCTTGTAATGAATCGGTTCTTTAAATCAGCTACGCAAGCACAGGTGCATAATTATTTTCACGAAACATTAGCTCAACTTTTGCCTATCAACGAATCGTTTATGATTGCTACTCCTACAGGTTATCAGAAACTGGGCTTAAAACAAATAGGATACTTCCAACATCAAAAAGATAAAAAACAATGGGAAGCAGTTTTGACTGACCAAACCCAGTTGCCGTTGAAACGAACGACTACTGGTGACGATATTTTAAAATACTCAACGTCATTTGTTCAGATAAATCAACATCAGATCATTAACCTTGATTACTTATCTTTTATTGAGGGCAAAAGTTGCCTTTTATTACCACCTTTTCAGGCAATGCCGTTGGAAATATCGCGTAAGTATATGAAAGGGCTTCAGGAAAAATTTGAATTAATTTGA
- a CDS encoding BT1926 family outer membrane beta-barrel protein, producing MKYKVLSLFILFGLAGVCSLRAQDEGDAKVKKFSGAILFGRGIYLSEPTVPASPGINDWTVSGQAPYAEGISTQNELTNMIGAEFRYFLSGKVALKLNGSGIFRNTPARENVQGVTPATSGAVDPSSPNAGWIPNYAATVMNNTINLNVSVGAEYHFVNTSRLSPYLGVMVPVCYGRSSQYDPTATVDVTKSDVGSAVKITDVGNRHIEQIGFGGQLVTGADYNLTESLFIGLEIKPVSYLYAYNIKYPAPGLESRKADTHTWGFLTQPVFKIGFRF from the coding sequence ATGAAATATAAAGTATTATCTTTATTTATATTGTTTGGTTTAGCTGGAGTCTGTAGTCTGAGGGCGCAAGATGAAGGAGATGCCAAAGTAAAGAAATTCTCGGGAGCCATACTCTTTGGAAGAGGGATTTATTTATCTGAACCTACTGTGCCTGCCTCGCCGGGTATAAATGACTGGACAGTTTCAGGACAAGCGCCTTATGCTGAAGGAATCTCTACCCAAAATGAACTGACTAACATGATTGGAGCTGAATTTAGATACTTCTTGTCAGGTAAAGTTGCATTGAAGTTGAACGGAAGCGGAATTTTTCGGAATACACCAGCAAGAGAGAATGTTCAGGGTGTAACTCCAGCTACTTCGGGGGCTGTAGACCCTTCATCGCCTAATGCCGGTTGGATACCTAATTATGCAGCTACTGTAATGAATAATACGATTAATTTGAATGTCAGTGTCGGTGCTGAGTACCATTTTGTTAATACAAGTAGATTGTCTCCCTATCTGGGTGTTATGGTTCCGGTTTGTTATGGAAGAAGTTCGCAGTATGATCCTACTGCCACAGTAGATGTGACAAAGTCTGATGTAGGTAGTGCGGTAAAAATTACCGATGTAGGTAACCGTCATATTGAACAAATCGGTTTTGGAGGCCAATTGGTAACGGGTGCCGACTACAATTTGACTGAGAGCTTGTTCATTGGGCTGGAAATTAAACCGGTTTCTTATTTATATGCTTACAACATTAAATATCCTGCTCCAGGTTTGGAATCAAGGAAGGCAGATACTCATACCTGGGGATTTCTGACACAACCTGTATTCAAAATTGGTTTTAGATTCTAA
- the rpsL gene encoding 30S ribosomal protein S12, whose protein sequence is MPTIQQLVRKGRAELIDKSKSPALDSCPQRRGVCVRVYTTTPKKPNSAMRKVARVRLTNQKEVNAYIPGEGHNLQEHSIVMVRGGRVKDLPGVRYHVVRGTLDTAGVNGRTQRRSKYGAKRPKPGQAAAKGAPAKGKKK, encoded by the coding sequence ATGCCTACAATTCAGCAATTAGTTAGAAAAGGAAGAGCAGAACTCATCGACAAAAGCAAGTCGCCTGCATTGGATTCATGTCCACAGCGTCGCGGTGTTTGTGTTCGTGTGTATACTACTACTCCAAAAAAACCGAACTCAGCTATGCGTAAAGTGGCTCGTGTACGTTTAACTAACCAAAAAGAAGTGAATGCTTACATTCCGGGCGAAGGACACAACTTACAGGAACACTCTATCGTAATGGTACGTGGTGGACGTGTAAAAGACCTTCCAGGTGTGCGTTATCACGTGGTTCGTGGAACTCTCGATACAGCCGGCGTTAATGGCCGTACGCAACGTCGTTCGAAATATGGAGCAAAACGCCCAAAACCAGGACAAGCAGCCGCTAAAGGTGCACCTGCAAAAGGCAAAAAGAAATAA
- the rpsG gene encoding 30S ribosomal protein S7 — MRKSKPKKRVVLPDPVFNESMVTKFVNHLMYDGKKSTAFDIFYSSLETVKAKLPNEEKSPLEVWKKALENITPLVEVKSRRVGGATFQVPTEIRADRKESISMKNLILYSRKRGGRSMADKLAAEIVDAFNNQGGAFKRKEDMHRMAEANRAFAHFRF; from the coding sequence ATGAGAAAATCGAAACCAAAAAAGAGGGTCGTATTACCTGATCCGGTTTTCAATGAATCAATGGTAACAAAATTTGTTAACCACTTGATGTATGATGGCAAGAAATCAACTGCCTTCGACATTTTCTATTCATCGCTCGAAACAGTGAAAGCTAAACTTCCGAACGAAGAAAAATCCCCACTTGAAGTTTGGAAAAAAGCTCTCGAAAATATCACTCCACTGGTAGAAGTAAAATCTCGTCGTGTTGGTGGTGCTACATTCCAAGTCCCAACGGAAATCCGTGCTGATCGCAAGGAATCCATTTCAATGAAAAATCTTATATTATACTCTCGCAAACGCGGAGGACGTTCGATGGCTGATAAATTGGCTGCCGAAATTGTTGACGCATTCAATAACCAGGGTGGTGCTTTCAAACGTAAGGAAGATATGCACCGTATGGCTGAAGCTAACCGCGCATTTGCTCACTTTAGATTTTAA
- the fusA gene encoding elongation factor G, with protein MAKGDLSYNRNIGIMAHIDAGKTTTSERILFYTGLTHKIGEVHDGAATMDWMEQEQERGITITSAATTTSWDYLGDKYKINLIDTPGHVDFTVEVERSLRILDGAVATFCAVGGVEPQSETVWRQADKYNVPRIGFVNKMDRSGADFFEVVRQVKDVLGAKPCPIQIPIGAEEKFKGVIDLVKMKAILWHDETMGAQYDVEEIPADLLAEAQEWRDKMLEIVAEYDDVLMEKYFDDPSTITIEEIQVAIRKATLSMEINPMICGSAFKNKGVQTMLDAVCAYLPSPLDTPETVGFDPRDAEKKVVRHPNASEPLCALAFKIATDPYVGRLCFFRVYSGKLEAGSYVYNTRSEKKERISRIFQMHSNKQNAVELISAGDIGAGVGFKDIRTGDTLCDEAHPITLESMDFPAPVIGISIEPKTQKDLDKLGLGLSKLAEEDPTFTVHTQEQSGQTIISGMGELHLEIIIDRLKREFKVECNQGRPQVNYKEAITQAVQLRETYKKQSGGRGKFADMIVKVEPMDKDFEGGPLQFIDQVKGGNIPKEFIPSIQKGFQNAMKNGVLAGFPLDNLKVTVIDGSFHAVDSDQLSFEICASLAYKSACAKAKPVLLEPIMKMEVVTPEENMGDVIGDLNKRRGQVEGMESSRTGARIVKAKVPLSETFGYVTALRTISSGRATSSMEFDHYAEVTNSIAKEVVAEAKGKVELL; from the coding sequence ATGGCTAAAGGAGATTTAAGTTATAATAGAAATATCGGTATCATGGCGCATATCGACGCCGGAAAGACTACAACTTCCGAGCGTATTTTGTTTTACACCGGTTTGACTCATAAAATCGGTGAAGTACATGATGGTGCTGCTACCATGGACTGGATGGAACAAGAACAAGAACGTGGTATTACTATCACTTCTGCTGCAACAACAACTTCTTGGGATTATTTAGGTGATAAATATAAAATCAATCTTATTGACACTCCGGGACACGTTGACTTTACAGTAGAGGTTGAGCGTTCACTTCGTATTCTTGATGGTGCTGTTGCTACTTTTTGTGCTGTAGGTGGTGTTGAGCCTCAGTCTGAAACTGTTTGGCGTCAGGCTGACAAATATAACGTACCACGTATTGGCTTTGTAAATAAAATGGACCGCTCTGGAGCTGACTTCTTTGAAGTAGTTCGTCAGGTGAAAGATGTTTTAGGTGCTAAACCATGTCCAATTCAAATTCCTATCGGTGCTGAAGAAAAATTCAAAGGCGTTATCGATTTAGTGAAAATGAAAGCGATTTTGTGGCACGACGAAACTATGGGCGCACAATATGATGTGGAAGAGATTCCGGCAGACTTATTGGCTGAAGCACAGGAGTGGAGAGATAAAATGCTCGAAATTGTTGCCGAGTACGATGATGTTTTGATGGAAAAATACTTTGATGATCCTTCTACTATTACAATAGAAGAAATTCAGGTAGCTATCCGCAAAGCTACACTTTCAATGGAGATCAATCCTATGATTTGTGGTTCGGCATTTAAAAATAAAGGTGTACAAACTATGCTTGATGCTGTTTGTGCTTACCTTCCAAGCCCACTGGATACTCCCGAAACTGTAGGCTTCGATCCTCGTGACGCTGAAAAGAAAGTTGTACGTCATCCGAATGCTTCTGAACCATTGTGTGCTTTAGCATTTAAGATTGCAACTGACCCTTATGTAGGTCGTTTGTGTTTCTTCAGAGTTTATTCAGGTAAACTTGAAGCAGGTTCATACGTATACAATACACGTTCCGAAAAGAAAGAGCGTATTTCGCGTATTTTCCAAATGCACTCTAACAAACAAAATGCCGTTGAATTGATTTCAGCAGGTGATATTGGTGCCGGAGTTGGTTTTAAAGATATTCGTACCGGTGATACATTGTGTGACGAAGCTCATCCAATTACGTTGGAATCAATGGACTTCCCTGCACCGGTTATTGGTATCTCTATTGAGCCTAAAACTCAAAAAGACTTGGATAAGTTAGGTCTTGGTTTGTCAAAACTTGCTGAAGAAGATCCAACGTTTACAGTGCATACTCAGGAACAATCAGGACAGACTATTATTAGTGGTATGGGTGAGCTTCACCTCGAAATCATTATTGATCGTTTGAAACGTGAGTTTAAAGTAGAATGTAATCAAGGACGTCCACAAGTAAACTATAAAGAAGCCATTACTCAGGCAGTTCAATTGCGTGAAACATATAAGAAACAATCGGGTGGACGTGGTAAGTTTGCTGATATGATTGTGAAAGTTGAGCCAATGGATAAAGATTTCGAAGGCGGACCATTACAATTTATCGATCAGGTAAAAGGTGGTAACATTCCAAAAGAATTTATTCCTTCTATCCAGAAAGGATTCCAAAATGCTATGAAGAATGGTGTTTTAGCCGGTTTCCCATTGGATAATCTGAAAGTAACTGTAATTGATGGTTCGTTCCACGCGGTTGACTCGGATCAATTGTCATTCGAAATTTGTGCTTCACTTGCATATAAATCGGCTTGTGCTAAAGCAAAACCTGTACTTTTGGAACCAATCATGAAAATGGAAGTGGTAACACCAGAAGAAAATATGGGTGATGTAATTGGTGACTTGAACAAACGTCGCGGACAGGTTGAAGGTATGGAATCAAGCCGTACAGGAGCAAGAATCGTAAAAGCTAAAGTTCCGTTATCTGAAACATTCGGATATGTAACAGCTTTGCGTACTATTTCTTCAGGACGTGCTACTTCTTCAATGGAGTTTGATCACTATGCTGAAGTTACTAATTCAATCGCGAAAGAGGTTGTTGCAGAAGCTAAGGGTAAAGTTGAATTGCTATAA
- the rpsJ gene encoding 30S ribosomal protein S10, which produces MSQKIRIKLKSYDHNLVDKSAEKIVKTVKATGAVVSGPIPLPTHKRIFTVNRATFVNKKSREQFELSSYKRLIDIYSSTSKTVDALMKLELPSGVEVEIKV; this is translated from the coding sequence ATGAGTCAAAAAATCCGTATCAAATTAAAATCTTACGATCACAACTTGGTTGACAAGTCAGCTGAAAAAATCGTAAAGACAGTAAAAGCTACCGGTGCAGTAGTAAGTGGTCCAATTCCATTACCTACACACAAACGTATCTTTACAGTAAACCGTGCTACTTTCGTAAACAAAAAGTCACGCGAACAATTCGAACTTTCATCTTACAAACGTCTTATCGACATTTACAGCTCAACAAGCAAAACTGTTGACGCGTTGATGAAACTTGAATTGCCAAGTGGAGTAGAAGTAGAAATCAAAGTCTAA
- the rplC gene encoding 50S ribosomal protein L3 encodes MPGLLGKKIGMTSVFSADGKNVPCTVIEAGPCVVTQIKTVETDGYEAVQVGFQTKTEKHTNKAEAGIFKAAGVAPQRHLVEFKGFETEFKLGDAITVELFEADTFVDVVGTSKGKGFQGVVKRHGFGGVGQATHGQHNRLRAPGSLGASSYPSRVFKGMRMAGRTGGDKVTMQNLQVLKVIPEHNLILIKGSVPGAKGSIVIINK; translated from the coding sequence ATGCCAGGATTATTAGGAAAAAAAATCGGAATGACATCCGTTTTCAGTGCCGATGGTAAAAATGTACCATGCACCGTTATCGAAGCAGGTCCTTGTGTTGTTACTCAAATTAAAACTGTAGAAACTGACGGTTACGAAGCTGTACAGGTAGGTTTTCAGACTAAAACTGAAAAACACACCAACAAAGCTGAAGCCGGAATTTTCAAAGCAGCCGGAGTAGCACCTCAAAGACACTTGGTTGAGTTCAAAGGATTCGAAACTGAATTCAAATTAGGTGATGCTATCACCGTAGAATTATTTGAAGCTGATACGTTTGTCGACGTAGTTGGAACTTCAAAAGGTAAAGGATTTCAGGGCGTTGTAAAACGTCATGGTTTTGGTGGGGTAGGACAGGCTACACACGGACAACACAACCGTCTGCGTGCACCGGGTTCGTTAGGAGCTTCATCGTATCCTTCACGCGTATTTAAAGGTATGCGTATGGCAGGCCGCACCGGTGGTGACAAAGTTACCATGCAAAACCTGCAAGTATTAAAAGTTATTCCAGAACACAATTTGATTTTGATCAAAGGATCTGTTCCGGGTGCTAAAGGTTCAATCGTAATCATCAATAAATAA